The nucleotide sequence CCATCACCGCGCTCGACTTCAGCAGTCCGGACGCACGGCCGGTCTTCTTGGGGGCGGGGGCGGGCATGGGGTCCGGCTCCGGAGCGGGCGGGGGGACCTGGCCGGGCGTCTGCTGGTCCCGGTAGAGGTGCGCGAAGGCGTCCGTCTCGGGCTCCTCCTCGCCGGCCCGGGTCACCAGGTCGTCGACGCCGGTGAACTGGACCGTGCGCGGGTCGTCGCCGTACGGCAGGTGGCGTGAGGGGCCGTCGGGCTCCGGCGCGGGGGTCTGCGCCCACACCCGGGGGTCGGGGGCGTGCGGGGGCGCGGCCGGCTGCTGGTAGAGCGGCTGCGGCTCCTGATAGGTGCCGGGCGGGGGCGGCGGGTGCGCGGCGCGGTCGTAGAGCGCCTCGGTCACGGGGTCCTGCGCGGACAGGTCCTGCGCCCGGTAGGGATCGTGGGCGAAGGCGTCCTGGACGTAGGGGTCCTGGGCGTACGGGTTCTGCGTGGCGGCGTCCTGGGCGTACGGGTCCTGTGCGTAGGGGGCCTGCGCGTAGGGCGCGTGCCCCTGCGGGCCGGGAGCGCCCTGCTGCGGGGGCGGCACCGGCGGGTAGCCGGTGCCGGGGGGTGCCGCGGGCGTCCCACCGGACGGCTCGGTGCCACCCGCGCCCTGGCCGCGGTCACCGTCGTACGGCGCGTTCATGGTTACCCCACCTCATCGTCCCCGGCCGACCGGCCACGACATCGCTCAACGGTCCACTTTCTCACCCGGGCCCGACGGGTCGCCGCTTTCGGACCCGGTGTCCGGTGTCGGGTCACTCGGCTGCACGGGTTCCGGCCCCTCGGTGTCCTCCGAGGGGGCCTCCGCGTGAGCCTCGGCCTCCGCCGTCTCCGCGTCCGTCTCCTCCGCCTCGCCGTCGGCCTCGGCGGCCTCCGCCTCGGCGTTCCGCGCGGCCACCCGCTTGCGCTGGCTGTACATCCGTACACCGGCCAGGACGAGCAGCAGGACGCCGCCCGCGATGACGAGCATCACCGTGGCGGTGATCTCGGAGACCTTCACGTTGAAGGTCATCGGCTCCCCGTACGGCGTGCCGTCCTCGGTGTAGAGCTGGGCCGTCATCGGCACCTGGCCGTTGACGTTGGCGGAGGCGGTGAACTTCACGGACTGGCTGTGACCGCCGTTGATCTTCACGGGCAGCTCGGCGACGCCGTCGCCGTTCAGCTTCAACCGGTTCTTGTTGCCGGAGGTGAGCCGCAGCACGAGGTGCACGTCCTGCAGCAGCTTGTTCTGGACGGTCACGGGGATCGTCGCGCTGCGCCCGGAGAGCGTGAGATCCGACTTGTCGACCAGCTGCACGCCTTCGGTGAGGGTCTGCAGGTAGTCCAGGACGTTGATCCGGTAGAGCGCGGCGGCTCTTGCCTGGCCCCGCCACGAGGTCGACATCTCGCGGCTGATCGCGTTGCCGAAGGGGGTCACGACCCGGTCCTGGATGGTCAGGATGACCTTGAAGTCGTCCAGCTCGTCCCGGGTGGTCTTCATGTCGCGGAACGCCTGGACCGGCAGCTCGGTGTCGCGGAGCTTCTTCGGGTACCGGGAGCCGGCGGGCACCGCCGTGGAGGCGTCCGGGTCCGGCTTGGCCGTGGCGGCCGCCAGGAGGTCGCTCGGCTGGCTCCAGCGCTTGCCGGAGAGCCCGCGCAGGGCGGTCGCCATGGACTGCGCCTGGGCGACGCTCGGCACCCGCTGGGGGGCGACGACGACGCTGCGCTGGTCCTCCGGCTGCTCCAGGGTGATCGCGAGGGACTGGGAGAGGAATTCCTGGACCGCGAGCGTGGAGGTCTCCGCGCGGACCATGTCCCCCTCGAAGGCCGTGGACAGGAGTGCGTCGCTCACCACGGCCGTGGTGCTGCCGTCGCCGAAGGGCCGGGCCGCCGTCGGGGTGTACGAGAGGTCGTCGCGGACGCTGTCGCTGCGGGCGATCACCTTGTCGGCGCCGGCGGAGGTCGCCACCGCCAGGATGGAGGGGTCGACCGCCCCGTCGGCGGGCCAGGCGAAGTCCGTGGAGGGCTGGACGTGCAACACCGTCTCGACCGTCGTCCCGGCGAGGGCGGTGGCCGACTGGAGGTGTCCCAGCGAGCCGGGCACGTCCTTGCCGCGGTGGGCGAGGGAGGCGATGTCGGGGTCAGCGAAGGGCAGGGCGACGACCTTGCGGCCCTGCACCGCCTTCTCCAGCGAGTCCAGCCATCGCTGGGCGACGGCCTGGTTCTTGCCGGGGACGTGCAGGGCGCCCTCCTTGACCCGGTAGCCGTTGGCCATGGCGTCGACGGAGGCCAGCAGGTCCGGGTCGACCACCCAGGTGACCGGGAGGTCCTTGCCCAGGGAGACGAGCTGGTCGAGGCGCCCACCGGGCTTCAGCTCGGTCGCCAGGTCGTCGTCCTCGAAGACGGGGGTCTGCTGGTCGTCGGTGGCCGTCTCCGCGGAGACGTGGGCCGAGGAGATCAGCGGCCAGAGGTAGGTGAGCTGGGTCTTCTTCTCGGTGGCCTCGGGCTGGTACGGCACGAAGGTCCGTTCGATGCCGAGCACCCGGTCGTCGCGGCGGTCCGGGGTGTGTCCGGTGAGGGAGACACCGAGCTGGTAGACGCCCGCCGCGTCGAGTCCGAGTTCGGAGACCGGCACGGAGACGGAGAACTCCGCGCTGAGACCGGCGCCCAGTCGGGGGATCTTGACCGTGGGAGCGTCCTCGAGGACGGGCGGGTCGCTGTCGCTGCGGTAGCCGGTCCGGCCCGAGACCTGCTCGATCTCGCTCCGGCTCGTCATCCGGGGGCCGACGCGCAGTCCCACGGTGGCATCGGTCACGGTCTGCTTGCCGTGATTGGTGACCGTCCCGGTGACGGTGACCGTGTCCCCCTCGACGGGCGCACTCGGCGCCAGCGTGTCGAGCGACACATCGACGGTCCTCGAACCGGTGCCGTCCTCGGCGGCGGACGCCGAGGAGGTGACGGCCGGAGCCTGGAGCAGGCCGGCGAGAAGCGGCGCCCCGAAGGCGACGGTGATCGTGCGCCGCAGCCACCGGCGGGCAGGTGAGGGACCGGTTCCCTGGATGTCTGCCGCCTCGGCCACGCGTTCGCCCGTCCTCGTCGTTGTCGGTGGTGCCAGTGGTGTAGGTGGTTCCCGGTTGCTGTGTCCAGGCATGGTAACGAGGCACGCCGGGGGCAAGTGCCGGGGACTGCTCCAGGCGATCTCCGGCCGGCCGTGGACGTCGGGGGCCCCGGGCGCCCGGCCCGGGCGGAAACGAGGACGTCACGGCGAGCCGGGGCACGTACCCTTTTCTGTTGTGCCGAACGCCAACGAAGACACCCCGACTGCACTGAGCCAGGTGCAACGCCGCGCGGTCAGTGAACTGCTGCGTGTGTCCCCTGTCGCCGACGACCTCGCCCGCCGTTTCCAGGAGGCCGGGTTCAGCCTCGCGCTGGTCGGCGGCTCGGTACGCGACGCGCTGCTCGGCCGGCTCGGCAACGACCTGGACTTCACCACCGACGCCCGTCCCGAGGACGTACTGAAGATCGTCCGTCCGTGGGCCGACTCGGTGTGGGAGGTCGGCATCGCCTTCGGGACCGTCGGCTGCCAGAAGCAGGGGCGCGTCGGTGACGCTGACCAGAGCTTCCAGATCGAGGTCACCACGTACCGCTCGGAGGCGTACGACCGGACCTCCCGCAAGCCTGAGGTCTCCTACGGCGACTCCATCGACCAGGATCTCGTCCGGCGTGACTTCACCGTCAACGCCATGGCCGTGGCTCTGCCGGAGAAGGAGTTCATCGACCCGTACGGCGGTCTTGAGGACCTCGCCGCCCGGGTGCTGCGTACGCCCGGTACGCCCGAGGAGTCCTTCTCCGACGACCCGCTGCGCATGATGCGGGCCGCGCGCTTCGCCGCGCAGCTGGACTTCGAGGTCGCCCCCGAGGTCGTCACGGCGATGAAGGAGATGTCCGGCCGGATCGAGATCGTCTCCGCCGAGCGCGTCCGTGAGGAGCTCAACAAGCTGCTGCTCTCGGCCCACCCGCGCAAGGGCCTCGGGCTCCTCGTGGACACGGGCCTCGCCGAGCACGTGCTCCCCGAGCTGCCCGCGCTGCGCCTGGAGAGCGATGAGCACCACCGCCACAAGGACGTCTACGAGCACTCCCTGACCGTGCTCGACCAGGCCATCGACCTGGAGGAGGACGGCCCCGATCTGGTGCTGCGCCTCGCCGCCCTGCTCCATGACATCGGCAAGCCGCGGACCCGTCGCTTCGAGAAGGACGGCCGGGTCTCCTTCCACCACCACGAGGTGGTGGGCGCGAAGATGACGAAGAAGCGCATGACCGCGCTGAAGTACTCCAACGAGATGATCAAGGACGTCTCGCGGCTCGTGGAGCTCCATCTGCGCTTCCACGGCTACGGGACCGGCGAGTGGACCGACTCGGCCGTGCGCCGTTACGTCCGCGACGCCGGGCCGATGCTCTCGCGTCTGCACAAGCTGACCCGCTCGGACTGCACCACGCGCAACAAGCGCAAGGCGAGTGCGCTCTCCCGCGCCTACGACGGCCTGGAGGACCGCATCGCTCAGCTCCAGGAGCAGGAGGAGCTGGACGCGATCCGTCCCGACCTCGACGGCAATCAGATCCAGGAGATCCTCGGCATCGGCCCCGGTCCGGCCATCGGCCAGGCGTACAAGTTCCTGCTGGAGCTCCGGCTGGAGAACGGTCCCATGGAGCACGACCAGGCCGTCTCCGCGCTGAAGGAGTGGTGGGCCGCGCAGGGCTGAACCGACCACGTCCGGGTTCCGCGATGTTTCACGTGAAACATCGCGGAACCCGGGCCCTCCGAGGGGTGATGTTTCACGTGAAACATCACCCCTCGGTGCGTTCCCCTCGCAGGGCCAGCGCGATCACCGCGTAGATCACGGCCACGAGCACGACCAGGAGCGGGGACCGC is from Streptomyces venezuelae ATCC 10712 and encodes:
- a CDS encoding DUF6049 family protein, producing MAEAADIQGTGPSPARRWLRRTITVAFGAPLLAGLLQAPAVTSSASAAEDGTGSRTVDVSLDTLAPSAPVEGDTVTVTGTVTNHGKQTVTDATVGLRVGPRMTSRSEIEQVSGRTGYRSDSDPPVLEDAPTVKIPRLGAGLSAEFSVSVPVSELGLDAAGVYQLGVSLTGHTPDRRDDRVLGIERTFVPYQPEATEKKTQLTYLWPLISSAHVSAETATDDQQTPVFEDDDLATELKPGGRLDQLVSLGKDLPVTWVVDPDLLASVDAMANGYRVKEGALHVPGKNQAVAQRWLDSLEKAVQGRKVVALPFADPDIASLAHRGKDVPGSLGHLQSATALAGTTVETVLHVQPSTDFAWPADGAVDPSILAVATSAGADKVIARSDSVRDDLSYTPTAARPFGDGSTTAVVSDALLSTAFEGDMVRAETSTLAVQEFLSQSLAITLEQPEDQRSVVVAPQRVPSVAQAQSMATALRGLSGKRWSQPSDLLAAATAKPDPDASTAVPAGSRYPKKLRDTELPVQAFRDMKTTRDELDDFKVILTIQDRVVTPFGNAISREMSTSWRGQARAAALYRINVLDYLQTLTEGVQLVDKSDLTLSGRSATIPVTVQNKLLQDVHLVLRLTSGNKNRLKLNGDGVAELPVKINGGHSQSVKFTASANVNGQVPMTAQLYTEDGTPYGEPMTFNVKVSEITATVMLVIAGGVLLLVLAGVRMYSQRKRVAARNAEAEAAEADGEAEETDAETAEAEAHAEAPSEDTEGPEPVQPSDPTPDTGSESGDPSGPGEKVDR
- a CDS encoding CCA tRNA nucleotidyltransferase → MPNANEDTPTALSQVQRRAVSELLRVSPVADDLARRFQEAGFSLALVGGSVRDALLGRLGNDLDFTTDARPEDVLKIVRPWADSVWEVGIAFGTVGCQKQGRVGDADQSFQIEVTTYRSEAYDRTSRKPEVSYGDSIDQDLVRRDFTVNAMAVALPEKEFIDPYGGLEDLAARVLRTPGTPEESFSDDPLRMMRAARFAAQLDFEVAPEVVTAMKEMSGRIEIVSAERVREELNKLLLSAHPRKGLGLLVDTGLAEHVLPELPALRLESDEHHRHKDVYEHSLTVLDQAIDLEEDGPDLVLRLAALLHDIGKPRTRRFEKDGRVSFHHHEVVGAKMTKKRMTALKYSNEMIKDVSRLVELHLRFHGYGTGEWTDSAVRRYVRDAGPMLSRLHKLTRSDCTTRNKRKASALSRAYDGLEDRIAQLQEQEELDAIRPDLDGNQIQEILGIGPGPAIGQAYKFLLELRLENGPMEHDQAVSALKEWWAAQG